CTGGAGGGGCAGGACCGTCAGGGGCACCGCCAGCAGACCCGAGAGGACGAGCAGACCTATGCCTTTGCGTCGCATCACAACTCCTTCATGGGGGTTAGGAAGAGTGGGGCGCGTGGTGGTTAGGAAGTTTTCCTAACCATTGACGGGGAGAGTAGAGACGGACGCGCGCGGTGCGCAAGGGGCTTCACGTGAACAAGAGTTGGTGCCGGGGAATCCGTCACTCCGGCCTCAGGAACCGGCTGACCGCCGCGGTCTCCTCGGCCAGGCCGTCGCGGACCTCCCGGGAGAGCGGCGCGAAGGGCTCCACCCGCACGTCGGCCGCCTCTTTCGTGACCTGCCGGGACCAGGTCGCCACGGCGAGGCCGTCGACGGTGACGGTCGGACGCAGCACGCCACCGCCGGGCCACACCCGCTTCTCGTGGGCGGCGGGCACGGAGAGCTCGCGGGTGCGGTAGCCGGTGAAGTAGTTGTCGTAGGCCGGCAGCAGCCGCACGTCGGGGGTGTCCGTCTCGTCGGCGTCCTGGGTGGCCCGGCGCGCGGGCACGGTCAGGCCGGCGTACTCGGCGCTCGCCCCGGCATCCGCCAGCGCCCGCCAGGCGGTACGGGCCACGCCGGCCGGGAGTCCCGCCCAGGCGGCGAAGTCCGCGGCGTCGGCGGGGGCGTAGGCCTTCAGGTAGCGCCGGGCGAGTTCCGCGGCGGCGTCCTCCGGGAACGCCGCCCCCGCGTCCGGCAGCCAGTCGTCCAGCAGCCAGTCGTCCAGCAGCACGAACGTCGCCTCGCCCGCGTACTCTCCCTCCGCCCGCTCCGGTCCGTGGACGAGGATGCCGCGGAGCGCGGCATGGCGGATCAGATGGAACGCCGCCTGCCCGGTCGGGGGGACCCCGAGGGGTGCCAGACGCTCCGTCAGTTCGGCGCGGGTGAGCGGCCCGTGCGTGGTGACGGCGCGCTTCAGCAGGTCGTCCGCGCGCTCGCGCAGTGCTTCGTCGAGTTCGAGTTCGCGGTAGCGGCGTTCGCCGGCGCGCAGGAGCCGCGGACCCAGCAGCCGGAGCAGCCAGCGGACGTCCGGGGCGGGGACGGTGTGCAGGGTGCCGCGCATGAACCAGCCCCGGACGATGCTCCGGTCGTCCTCGTACGCGACGCGGACCGCCTCGCCGTCGACGGCGCGGGAGCGCGCCCGGATGCCGAGCCGGGC
This sequence is a window from Streptomyces sp. HUAS YS2. Protein-coding genes within it:
- a CDS encoding DNA glycosylase AlkZ-like family protein; protein product: MRAVRWPDVEGKGNAHVPESERDRRVRYLRAWAQAIGGGVREDDAAAVVRRVFAVQAQDATAARLGIRARSRAVDGEAVRVAYEDDRSIVRGWFMRGTLHTVPAPDVRWLLRLLGPRLLRAGERRYRELELDEALRERADDLLKRAVTTHGPLTRAELTERLAPLGVPPTGQAAFHLIRHAALRGILVHGPERAEGEYAGEATFVLLDDWLLDDWLPDAGAAFPEDAAAELARRYLKAYAPADAADFAAWAGLPAGVARTAWRALADAGASAEYAGLTVPARRATQDADETDTPDVRLLPAYDNYFTGYRTRELSVPAAHEKRVWPGGGVLRPTVTVDGLAVATWSRQVTKEAADVRVEPFAPLSREVRDGLAEETAAVSRFLRPE